The genomic DNA TGGCCGTGAGCTGGCCGGTACGCACGGCACTACATTGCGGATCTTCCCCGGCTCAGTGCTGTCCAGAAAGCCGCCGCGCTGGTTGATGGCGGCGGAACTGATCGATACCGGCCGGCTCTACGCACGCACCGTGGCGCGCATTGAGGTGCGTTGGATCGAGGCCGCTGCCTCGCACCTTGTGCGCCGCGAGTACAGCGAGCCGCAATGGGACCCGGCCAGCCGACGCCCGGTGGCCTTCGAGCGCGTGACCCTGTTCGGGTTGACGCTGGTCAGCCGCCGCCGCGTTGCCTACGGCCCAATCGATCCGGCGCATGCGCGTGCCATCTTCATCCGCGAGGTCATGATGGACGGCGCGCCGGGTGCCGATTGTCCCGCGCTGGAGGCCAACCGACTGCTGCTGGAGGCGCTCGAAACATTGCAGGCCAAGGTCCGCCGGCCTTTGCTGGTCGACGACGAGGCGCAGTTTGCGCTGTACGACGAGCGCTTGCCGGCCAATGTCTGGGATGGACATCGCTTTGAGCACTGGCTACGCAAGCAAGTGCCGGATGTGCTGTGTCTGCGTGCTGATCAACTGCTTCTGGCACAGGACCGTACCGAAGCAATCACGCCGGAGGTCTATCCGGACCAGCTTGCCGCCGGCGGCGCGTTGCTGCCGCTGCGCTACCGCTTTGAGCCTGGCCAGGACGACGACGGCATTACCGTACGCCTGCCGCGCGCGATGCTGTCCCGGATTGACGGCGACGTATTTGATTGGTTGATCCCAGGCTGGCTACCCGAGAAATGTACGGCCCTGATTCGCAGCCTGCCGGGGCCGCTGCGTCGCCAGTTCGTGCCCGCGCCGGACTTCGCCGCAAAGGCGCTTTTGCGCTTGAATCCCGGCGTTGGTCCGTTGCTACCGGCCCTTGCGGAAGCACTGTCCGACCTTACTGGCCGGCCATGCCCGGGCGACGCATTCTCGTCCGAGCGGATTGAACCGTATCTGTGCCTGCGTTTCGAAATTCTGGACGAGCACGGCGCGTCACTGGCCGCGGGACGCGATCTGCCGCAGCTGCGGGGACAGTTTGCAGGCGGGCCCGAGCCGACCGTACTAGCCATCCCTCGCCATGCGCTGGAACGCGAGGGCATCATCGCCTGGGACTTTGGCGCGTTGCCGCGGCAGGTGACCCTGCCGGGCCCGGGTGGCGTCGAATTGTTGCGCTGGCCAGCGCTGGTCGATGCAGGCGATAGCTGCGCGCTGCGACTGTTCGACGACCAGGCCACCGCCAGCGCAGCACACCGCGGCGGCGTGCGGGCCTTGCTGGTACGCACCCTGGCGCGTGAACTGCCGACACCGGATACGCTCGCTGCGGCCGCGGCGCTTTATCGGCGTCTCGGCAGCCCGGCCGAGCTGCTGCACGATCTGCACCGGGCAATTATCGATAGCGTTTGGGACGACTTGGGTACACCGCGCGATAGCGGAGAATTCACAAGCTTGGCTGAACGCTTGCATGCGCGTCTGATACCGACCGACGGTACGCTCGCGCGCGCCGTGAGCGAAGCACTGCGTACCTGGCGTGACACGGAGCGTGAGCTTGGTCACGCCACTACGCTGCCGCTGCTTGAGCTGGCGGCCGACCTGCGTGACCAGCTGGGGCATTTGATCTACGCCGGCTTCATCGTCGAAACCCCGCCGTCGTGGCTGGTCGAATTGCCCCGTTTTCTGGAGGCCGCCACGCTGCGCCTGGATCGGGCACGCCGCAACCCGGGCGCCGACCGTGGTGGTCGACAGGCGCTACAGCCGCTGTGGGAGGTGTTCTGGCAGGAGTATGTGGCTCATGTCGCGGAGCCGGCCTGGGTCGAGTTGCGCTGGCTGCTGGAGGAACTGCGCGTGGCCTTGTTCGCGCCACAGCTGCGCACGACACAGCCGATGTCTGTGGCCCGTTTCCGGAAATTGTTTCAGGCGGCGAAGGCCGGCAGGTAGGCGTGCTTGGGCCAAAGAAAACCCCATCGACGCGGGTGCGTCGACGGGTTTTTTTGATTGGGTCGTTGGGTCTTATTTCTGGATGGCAGCGATGAACTCGTCAGCCTTGCACAGATCCGTCAGGTAGGTCAGGGAAGTCTGGATGGCGGCGTCGTGCGCTTCCTTGCTACCGGCGCACACGCAGTCCTCGATGACGATGCAGTTATAGCCTTTGTCCACCGCGCTCCAGGTGGTGCCTTCCACCACGAAGGTGGTGGCCACGCCGATCATGGCGATGTCGGTGATGCCATGTTTCTTGAGGATTTCGTCCAGATTGGAGCCAACGAAGGCACTGATCATGGACTTTTTGACGATCTCGTCACCCGGCTTGGGCGCCACTTCTTCATGAATCTTTGCCCCCCAGGTACCCGGCTGCAGGGTTGGGCCGCCAGCACCGAGCATTCGGAAAAAAGCACCGCGGCTGGGCATTGGGGCAGCATCCGGCCCGAACTCCACGATGATGTGGATCACTTTCATCCCGGCCTGGCGCGCGGCGTCCAGCAGCTTGGCGCTGCGCGGCAAAATGCCGGTCTCCTGCACCATCTTGGCGAAGCCGGCGGCCTGCGCCAGCGCGGCGTCGGGATGGATGATGTCGTTCTGGAAGTCCATGGACAGCACGGCTGTCTTCTTGACGTCGATTTCGATGGTCATTTGGTAAAGCTCCGCTTTGGATCGGGTTTCAAGGAAAGGGTGCCCACGTCGGGGGGCGGCAGGCTTGTTTAGAAATGTACCTCGAACCGGCTCGGCTCGAAGCCATCCGGTACGGTCGGCGAGTGCAGCAGTTCCACCGATGGGGACACCTCCACGAATACCAGTGCCAGCAGCATGAGGTTGGCCTCGGCGGGCGGCAGATCGTTGATCGGAAACTGGTCCAGATACGCGATCATGGGCTCGATACGCGGCAGCAGGGCGTCATACACGCGCTGGATCTCGGGTAATGGAGTGGCGATCCGTTTGCCGTGGCGCCCACGCTCGGTCGGCAACGCCCAATCCCCCAACCAGGCCAGGTCCCGATAGCCCTCGGGCAAGGCGAACGAGGTGTCGCTCATGGCCGGTTCACCCATTCCTGAACGGTGTGCAGCTGGTGCCGGACGGCGATTTCCATCTCGCTGAGCGGCAGGTGCTTGAGCACGCCCGAGCCCATCGCCTTCTGCGCGAACTCAAGCGTGCTCAGATCCTCATACAGGATGTCGCGCAGCAGCACCTTGGTGTGCTCCTGGGCGAATTTCTGGCCGGCGCTTTCGGCGTCGAGCTGGTAGATATTCATCTCCCAGGTGGACTCGTCCACCGATACCGGCCAGAAGTTGTAGGTGAAATACCAGCCGGGTCCGACGTCGATAAAGAAGTTCGGAAAGAACACGTTGATGTCGAACCACCAGTTGGGGCTGTTGTCCGGGTTCAGGCCGGGCAGGTCCACCATGTCGCCGGGTGCGAAGCTCATGCCGTACTTCCAGGCCAGTGTTTCCGACGGCGTGGGCGTGTGGGCCGGGTTCACCCATACGGAACCCGAATGATGCGGGCCGTAAATGCGGGCGGAACTGAGCAGGCCGTAGGGATTTTCCTGGCCGGCGCAGGCGTCCGGCACCGTGTGCCGGTGCACCATCATCACGTGATATGCCTCGTGGAAGGCGTCGATGAAAGTCTTCCAGTTGGCCTTGACCCGTGCGCTGTAGCGGGCGATGTGGTTGAAGCGGGCGAACGGATACTCGTCCAGCTGCGTGGCCATGTCGCCCAGGAACTCGCGCAGCCCCATCTTTGGTTCTGGTTCCCAGTGCACGAATACGAACCCGTTCCAGGTGTCCGTGGCCAGCGGCCGCAAACCGTAGTCGGCGCGGTCCAGGTTGGGGAAGTATTCCTCGCCGGGCATGCCCTTGAGGCGGCCTTCGAGGTCATAGGTCCAGCCGTGGAAATTGCAGATAAAGCCCTTCGCATGGCCCTTGTCGCAGATGGCGACCGCCATGCCGCGATGCGTGCATACGTTGTGGAACCCGCGCACCACGCCATCATCGCCGCGCACCAGCAGCACCGCGGTCTTGAGCACCTCGATCTCGCGAACGACATAGTCGCCCGGGTTCGGCAGTTCCTCCCCGCGTGCCACTTCCAGCCAGGCCCGGCGAAAGATCTTCTCCCGCTCCTTTTCGAAAAACTCAGCCGAGATGTACGGCTCGATCGGCAACGGAGCGGTACCCATGTCGGGCATCTGCGTCGTGATCTTGGTATGAAATCGTTCTTCCGGCTTGGTCATGGGTCGTTGTCTCCTGAACCGCCTGGTTCGTCATTACCGGGTCGCCAGCATGCAGTGCGCACCCGCCACCTGCGAGTGGGCCATAGTAAGCCAGTTACCGATCGCTTGGTCCACTGCCGGTTGCCGCCGCCGGGTCTGACCCGTTAACGTGCCGAGCCTGATCGACACTCACGAACGGAGACCGAAGTATGGAACTCCACTGGCATCCCATGTCCGGCAACAGTCGCAAGGCCTTGATGGCGTTGGAGGAGGTCGGCGCCGATTACACGCTGCATCAGGTGGATATTCTGCACGGCGCGCAGCACACGCCTGAATATCGGCGCCTGAACCCGAACGCGCTGGTGCCCACGCTGGTGGACGGACCCATGGTGCTGTGGGAGTCATCGGCCATCGTGTATTACCTGGCGGAGGTCTGTCCCGAAGCGCGGCTGTTCGCCAGCGACCCGGCGCAGCGCGCCAGCACCGTGCGCTGGCTGGTCTGGCAACCGGTGACCATCATGCCGTGCATCCGTCGCCTGCGGGAGCAGACCGTGATGCTGCGCCCTGGGCAAACGGCGGACGCGGATGCCCTGACGCGCGCCAAGCAGGACTTGATCGCGGGCTTGCGCCTGGTGGGCGATGCGCTTGGCTCACAGGCCTATCTGTGCGGGCAGTTCGGAGTAGCGGACATCGTGATGCTGCCGCACATGTGGTATGCGATCAATGAGATGAAGCTCGAATTGCCACCGCAGCTGACCGATTACGTGGCACGGCTGGCAGAACGTCCGAGTTGGCGTACTGTGCTGGCCCGCGCGGGCACGCCAGCGGTCGCCTGACCGTTTGCCGTTTGCCGCTGGCCATGACACTGGTCTCGGCGGCGTCGACGACGGTGGTGGCTAATCCTGCGGTGGGTCCCAGGGCAGGCGCCGCGGATCGGTCTTGTACCAGCCCTGGATGTCCTTTTTGAGTACCTTTCCGGTCAGGCCCTTGGGCAAGTCCTCGACGACTTCGATGTGCTTGGGCAGTTCGTACTTGGCCAGCCGTGGCCGGC from Immundisolibacter sp. includes the following:
- a CDS encoding cysteine hydrolase family protein translates to MTIEIDVKKTAVLSMDFQNDIIHPDAALAQAAGFAKMVQETGILPRSAKLLDAARQAGMKVIHIIVEFGPDAAPMPSRGAFFRMLGAGGPTLQPGTWGAKIHEEVAPKPGDEIVKKSMISAFVGSNLDEILKKHGITDIAMIGVATTFVVEGTTWSAVDKGYNCIVIEDCVCAGSKEAHDAAIQTSLTYLTDLCKADEFIAAIQK
- a CDS encoding aromatic ring-hydroxylating dioxygenase subunit alpha, producing MTKPEERFHTKITTQMPDMGTAPLPIEPYISAEFFEKEREKIFRRAWLEVARGEELPNPGDYVVREIEVLKTAVLLVRGDDGVVRGFHNVCTHRGMAVAICDKGHAKGFICNFHGWTYDLEGRLKGMPGEEYFPNLDRADYGLRPLATDTWNGFVFVHWEPEPKMGLREFLGDMATQLDEYPFARFNHIARYSARVKANWKTFIDAFHEAYHVMMVHRHTVPDACAGQENPYGLLSSARIYGPHHSGSVWVNPAHTPTPSETLAWKYGMSFAPGDMVDLPGLNPDNSPNWWFDINVFFPNFFIDVGPGWYFTYNFWPVSVDESTWEMNIYQLDAESAGQKFAQEHTKVLLRDILYEDLSTLEFAQKAMGSGVLKHLPLSEMEIAVRHQLHTVQEWVNRP
- a CDS encoding DUF3418 domain-containing protein, with amino-acid sequence LGAVDSGGALTGIGRQLARFPLDPSLGRMLIEAGKTGALREVLIITAVLTLPDPRERPLDARQHADQVHRQFADAGSDFLTLLSIYRAFEQEARHRSQSKLRAWCREHFLSYLRLREWRDVTGQLTALANGMGLRASKLDADYGTIHRALLAGLLGRIAHRLDPTSRGGRVKSGRELAGTHGTTLRIFPGSVLSRKPPRWLMAAELIDTGRLYARTVARIEVRWIEAAASHLVRREYSEPQWDPASRRPVAFERVTLFGLTLVSRRRVAYGPIDPAHARAIFIREVMMDGAPGADCPALEANRLLLEALETLQAKVRRPLLVDDEAQFALYDERLPANVWDGHRFEHWLRKQVPDVLCLRADQLLLAQDRTEAITPEVYPDQLAAGGALLPLRYRFEPGQDDDGITVRLPRAMLSRIDGDVFDWLIPGWLPEKCTALIRSLPGPLRRQFVPAPDFAAKALLRLNPGVGPLLPALAEALSDLTGRPCPGDAFSSERIEPYLCLRFEILDEHGASLAAGRDLPQLRGQFAGGPEPTVLAIPRHALEREGIIAWDFGALPRQVTLPGPGGVELLRWPALVDAGDSCALRLFDDQATASAAHRGGVRALLVRTLARELPTPDTLAAAAALYRRLGSPAELLHDLHRAIIDSVWDDLGTPRDSGEFTSLAERLHARLIPTDGTLARAVSEALRTWRDTERELGHATTLPLLELAADLRDQLGHLIYAGFIVETPPSWLVELPRFLEAATLRLDRARRNPGADRGGRQALQPLWEVFWQEYVAHVAEPAWVELRWLLEELRVALFAPQLRTTQPMSVARFRKLFQAAKAGR
- a CDS encoding glutathione S-transferase family protein — protein: MELHWHPMSGNSRKALMALEEVGADYTLHQVDILHGAQHTPEYRRLNPNALVPTLVDGPMVLWESSAIVYYLAEVCPEARLFASDPAQRASTVRWLVWQPVTIMPCIRRLREQTVMLRPGQTADADALTRAKQDLIAGLRLVGDALGSQAYLCGQFGVADIVMLPHMWYAINEMKLELPPQLTDYVARLAERPSWRTVLARAGTPAVA